One stretch of Prionailurus viverrinus isolate Anna chromosome C1, UM_Priviv_1.0, whole genome shotgun sequence DNA includes these proteins:
- the DPH2 gene encoding 2-(3-amino-3-carboxypropyl)histidine synthase subunit 2 isoform X3 — MLGPWLHDWRRPQGRRCSFWATQLMAEALATLLRPRYLDLLVSSPALPLPVGSCSPEPEPLERFGRRFPLAPGRCLEEYGAFYVGGSEASTDLDLDPDLSRLLLGWAPGQPFFTCCPDTGQTQDEGVRAGRLRARRHYLVERARDARVVGLLAGTLGVARHREALSHLRNLAQAAGKRSYVLALGRPTPPKLANFPEMDVFVLLACPLGALAPQPSGGFFRPVLAPCELEAACNPAWPPSGLAPYLTHYADLLPGSPFHVPLPPPDSELWDTPDVSLITGELRPPPAWKPSNDPGCLALTLRPQLELAESSPAASFLSSRSWQGLQPRLGQTPATGAVSGRRGIAIAYEDEGGS; from the exons ATGCTGGGGCCGTGGCTGCACGACTGGAGGAGACCACAGGGTCGAAGATGTTCATTCTGGGCGACACAGCTTATGGCAG AGGCCTTGGCCACTCTCCTGCGCCCACGGTACCTGGACCTGCTTGTCTCCAGCCCAGCTCTTCCCTTGCCAGTGGGTTCCTGCAGTCCAGAACCTGAGCCCCTGGAGCGTTTTGGGCGTCGCTTTCCCCTGGCTCCCGGGAGGTGTCTGGAAGAATATGGTGCCTTTTATGTGGGGGGCTCTGAAGCCAGCACTGACCTTGACCTTGACCCAGACCTGAGCCGGTTGCTCTTGGGCTGGGCACCAGGGCAGCCGTTCTTCACCTGCTGCCCGGACACAGGGCAGACTCAGGATGAAGGTGTCCGGGCTGGACGGCTAAGGGCACGTAGACACTACCTGGTAGAGAGGGCCAGAGATGCCCGGGTGGTGGGGCTGTTGGCAGGTACTTTGGGTGTAGCCCGACACCGTGAAGCATTGTCACACTTGCGGAACCTGGCTCAGGCTGCAGGCAAGCGTAGCTATGTGTTGGCCCTGGGGCGTCCCACACCTCCCAAGCTTGCCAACTTTCCTGAAATGGATGTCTTTGTGCTATTGGCCTGCCCTCTTGGTGCTCTAGCTCCACAGCCTTCTGGTGGCTTCTTCCGGCCTGTATTGGCACCATGTGAGCTGGAGGCTGCCTGCAACCCTGCCTGGCCACCTTCAGGCTTGGCTCCCTACCTCACACATTACGCGGATTTATTGCCTG gcTCTCCCTTCCACGTGCCCCTCCCACCACCTGACTCAGAACTGTGGGACACACCAGATGTGTCACTCATTACTGGGGAACTCCGACCCCCACCTGCCTGGAAGCCATCAAATGATCCTGGATGCTTGGCCCTGACCTTGCGGCCCCAGCTGGAGCTGGCTGAGAGCAGCCCTGCAG ctTCATTCCTTAGTTCCCGGAGCTGGCAGGGGCTGCAACCCCGTCTGGGTCAGACACCGGCGACAGGAGCTGTGAGTGGAAGACGAGGGATTGCCATCGCCTATGAGGATGAAGGAGGCAGCTGA
- the DPH2 gene encoding 2-(3-amino-3-carboxypropyl)histidine synthase subunit 2 isoform X1: protein MESTFSSPAEAALQREAGAAGVLTPLADLDRVYELERVAGFVRDLECQRVALQFPDQLLGDAGAVAARLEETTGSKMFILGDTAYGSCCVDVLGAEQAGAQALVHFGPACLSPPARPLPVAFVLGQRSVHLELCAKAFEAQNPDPKAPVVLLSEPACAHALEALATLLRPRYLDLLVSSPALPLPVGSCSPEPEPLERFGRRFPLAPGRCLEEYGAFYVGGSEASTDLDLDPDLSRLLLGWAPGQPFFTCCPDTGQTQDEGVRAGRLRARRHYLVERARDARVVGLLAGTLGVARHREALSHLRNLAQAAGKRSYVLALGRPTPPKLANFPEMDVFVLLACPLGALAPQPSGGFFRPVLAPCELEAACNPAWPPSGLAPYLTHYADLLPGSPFHVPLPPPDSELWDTPDVSLITGELRPPPAWKPSNDPGCLALTLRPQLELAESSPAASFLSSRSWQGLQPRLGQTPATGAVSGRRGIAIAYEDEGGS from the exons ATGGAGTCCACGTTCAGCAGCCCCGCGGAGGCAGCGCTGCAGCGAGAGGCGGGAGCTGCCGGAGTGCTCACTCCTCTCGCGGACCTGGACCGCGTGTACGAGCTGGAGCGAGTCGCTGGATTTGTCCGCGACCTAGAGTGTCAGCGG GTGGCCTTGCAGTTCCCTGACCAGCTATTGGGAGATGCTGGGGCCGTGGCTGCACGACTGGAGGAGACCACAGGGTCGAAGATGTTCATTCTGGGCGACACAGCTTATGGCAG CTGCTGTGTGGATGTACTGGGTGCTGAGCAAGCTGGAGCTCAGGCCCTTGTACATTTTGGCCCTGCCTGCTTAAGCCCTCCAGCTCGCCCACTGCCTGTGGCCTTCGTCCTTGGTCAACGTTCTGTGCACTTGGAGCTCTGCGCCAAGGCCTTTGAGGCCCAGAACCCAGACCCCAAAGCGCCTGTGGTGCTGCTAAGTGAGCCAGCCTGTGCCCATGCCCTGG AGGCCTTGGCCACTCTCCTGCGCCCACGGTACCTGGACCTGCTTGTCTCCAGCCCAGCTCTTCCCTTGCCAGTGGGTTCCTGCAGTCCAGAACCTGAGCCCCTGGAGCGTTTTGGGCGTCGCTTTCCCCTGGCTCCCGGGAGGTGTCTGGAAGAATATGGTGCCTTTTATGTGGGGGGCTCTGAAGCCAGCACTGACCTTGACCTTGACCCAGACCTGAGCCGGTTGCTCTTGGGCTGGGCACCAGGGCAGCCGTTCTTCACCTGCTGCCCGGACACAGGGCAGACTCAGGATGAAGGTGTCCGGGCTGGACGGCTAAGGGCACGTAGACACTACCTGGTAGAGAGGGCCAGAGATGCCCGGGTGGTGGGGCTGTTGGCAGGTACTTTGGGTGTAGCCCGACACCGTGAAGCATTGTCACACTTGCGGAACCTGGCTCAGGCTGCAGGCAAGCGTAGCTATGTGTTGGCCCTGGGGCGTCCCACACCTCCCAAGCTTGCCAACTTTCCTGAAATGGATGTCTTTGTGCTATTGGCCTGCCCTCTTGGTGCTCTAGCTCCACAGCCTTCTGGTGGCTTCTTCCGGCCTGTATTGGCACCATGTGAGCTGGAGGCTGCCTGCAACCCTGCCTGGCCACCTTCAGGCTTGGCTCCCTACCTCACACATTACGCGGATTTATTGCCTG gcTCTCCCTTCCACGTGCCCCTCCCACCACCTGACTCAGAACTGTGGGACACACCAGATGTGTCACTCATTACTGGGGAACTCCGACCCCCACCTGCCTGGAAGCCATCAAATGATCCTGGATGCTTGGCCCTGACCTTGCGGCCCCAGCTGGAGCTGGCTGAGAGCAGCCCTGCAG ctTCATTCCTTAGTTCCCGGAGCTGGCAGGGGCTGCAACCCCGTCTGGGTCAGACACCGGCGACAGGAGCTGTGAGTGGAAGACGAGGGATTGCCATCGCCTATGAGGATGAAGGAGGCAGCTGA
- the DPH2 gene encoding 2-(3-amino-3-carboxypropyl)histidine synthase subunit 2 isoform X2, translated as MESTFSSPAEAALQREAGAAGVLTPLADLDRVYELERVAGFVRDLECQRVALQFPDQLLGDAGAVAARLEETTGSKMFILGDTAYGSCCVDVLGAEQAGAQALVHFGPACLSPPARPLPVAFVLGQRSVHLELCAKAFEAQNPDPKAPVVLLSEPACAHALEALATLLRPRYLDLLVSSPALPLPVGSCSPEPEPLERFGRRFPLAPGRCLEEYAPQPSGGFFRPVLAPCELEAACNPAWPPSGLAPYLTHYADLLPGSPFHVPLPPPDSELWDTPDVSLITGELRPPPAWKPSNDPGCLALTLRPQLELAESSPAASFLSSRSWQGLQPRLGQTPATGAVSGRRGIAIAYEDEGGS; from the exons ATGGAGTCCACGTTCAGCAGCCCCGCGGAGGCAGCGCTGCAGCGAGAGGCGGGAGCTGCCGGAGTGCTCACTCCTCTCGCGGACCTGGACCGCGTGTACGAGCTGGAGCGAGTCGCTGGATTTGTCCGCGACCTAGAGTGTCAGCGG GTGGCCTTGCAGTTCCCTGACCAGCTATTGGGAGATGCTGGGGCCGTGGCTGCACGACTGGAGGAGACCACAGGGTCGAAGATGTTCATTCTGGGCGACACAGCTTATGGCAG CTGCTGTGTGGATGTACTGGGTGCTGAGCAAGCTGGAGCTCAGGCCCTTGTACATTTTGGCCCTGCCTGCTTAAGCCCTCCAGCTCGCCCACTGCCTGTGGCCTTCGTCCTTGGTCAACGTTCTGTGCACTTGGAGCTCTGCGCCAAGGCCTTTGAGGCCCAGAACCCAGACCCCAAAGCGCCTGTGGTGCTGCTAAGTGAGCCAGCCTGTGCCCATGCCCTGG AGGCCTTGGCCACTCTCCTGCGCCCACGGTACCTGGACCTGCTTGTCTCCAGCCCAGCTCTTCCCTTGCCAGTGGGTTCCTGCAGTCCAGAACCTGAGCCCCTGGAGCGTTTTGGGCGTCGCTTTCCCCTGGCTCCCGGGAGGTGTCTGGAAGAATATG CTCCACAGCCTTCTGGTGGCTTCTTCCGGCCTGTATTGGCACCATGTGAGCTGGAGGCTGCCTGCAACCCTGCCTGGCCACCTTCAGGCTTGGCTCCCTACCTCACACATTACGCGGATTTATTGCCTG gcTCTCCCTTCCACGTGCCCCTCCCACCACCTGACTCAGAACTGTGGGACACACCAGATGTGTCACTCATTACTGGGGAACTCCGACCCCCACCTGCCTGGAAGCCATCAAATGATCCTGGATGCTTGGCCCTGACCTTGCGGCCCCAGCTGGAGCTGGCTGAGAGCAGCCCTGCAG ctTCATTCCTTAGTTCCCGGAGCTGGCAGGGGCTGCAACCCCGTCTGGGTCAGACACCGGCGACAGGAGCTGTGAGTGGAAGACGAGGGATTGCCATCGCCTATGAGGATGAAGGAGGCAGCTGA